One segment of Thermosynechococcus sp. HN-54 DNA contains the following:
- a CDS encoding LL-diaminopimelate aminotransferase has product MAFVNANYLKLKAGYLFPEIARRVNQFLQAHPDAPLIRLGIGDVTEPLPAACRQAMIQAVEEMGDRATFKGYGPEQGYPWLREKIAAHDFQARGCDIDASEIFISDGSKCDTGNILDIFGDGNRIAVTDPVYPVYVDTNVMAGHTGEANERGEYAGLVYLPITAENHFTATLPSEPVDLIYLCFPNNPTGAVATREHLQAWVDYARAHKAIIFFDAAYEAFITDPTIPHSIYEMPGARECAIEFRSFSKNAGFTGTRCAFTVVPKGLKGQTPSGEAVELWALWQRRQSTKFNGVSYIVQRGAEAVYSEAGQAQVRELVAFYMENARLIREKLTQAGFEVYGGVNAPYVWLKTPQGIGSWDFFDKLLHTCYVVGTPGAGFGAAGEGYLRLSAFNSRENVVEAMNRVVAAFA; this is encoded by the coding sequence ATGGCCTTTGTTAACGCAAACTACCTCAAACTGAAGGCTGGGTATCTCTTTCCGGAAATTGCCCGCCGCGTCAATCAATTTTTGCAAGCCCATCCCGATGCCCCCTTAATTCGCCTAGGAATTGGTGATGTTACCGAACCGTTGCCGGCGGCCTGTCGCCAAGCAATGATTCAAGCCGTTGAAGAAATGGGCGATCGCGCCACCTTCAAAGGCTATGGGCCTGAGCAGGGGTATCCTTGGCTGCGGGAAAAAATTGCGGCTCATGACTTCCAAGCGCGGGGCTGTGACATTGATGCCAGTGAGATTTTTATTTCCGACGGCTCTAAGTGCGACACAGGCAATATTCTGGATATTTTTGGCGACGGCAACCGCATTGCAGTTACGGATCCTGTCTATCCCGTCTATGTGGATACCAATGTCATGGCCGGGCACACGGGGGAAGCCAATGAACGCGGGGAATACGCTGGACTGGTCTATTTGCCGATTACCGCTGAAAACCACTTCACCGCCACCCTGCCCAGCGAACCAGTAGATTTAATCTACCTCTGTTTCCCCAACAATCCCACCGGTGCGGTAGCTACACGGGAACATTTGCAGGCGTGGGTGGACTACGCCCGTGCCCACAAAGCAATCATTTTCTTTGATGCCGCCTACGAAGCCTTTATTACGGATCCAACCATTCCCCACTCCATCTATGAAATGCCCGGTGCCCGCGAGTGCGCCATTGAATTCCGTTCCTTCTCGAAAAATGCCGGCTTTACGGGAACGCGCTGTGCCTTTACCGTAGTGCCCAAGGGTCTCAAGGGGCAAACTCCCAGTGGCGAGGCCGTCGAACTCTGGGCGCTGTGGCAGCGGCGGCAATCCACTAAGTTCAACGGTGTGTCCTACATTGTGCAGCGGGGTGCTGAGGCAGTGTATTCTGAGGCAGGTCAAGCCCAAGTACGGGAGCTAGTGGCCTTTTATATGGAAAATGCCCGTCTCATTCGCGAAAAACTCACCCAAGCGGGCTTTGAGGTCTATGGCGGCGTCAATGCGCCCTACGTTTGGCTGAAAACGCCCCAAGGGATTGGCAGTTGGGACTTTTTCGATAAACTGCTACACACCTGCTATGTCGTAGGGACGCCGGGGGCAGGTTTTGGGGCAGCGGGTGAGGGCTACCTGCGCCTCTCGGCCTTCAATAGCCGCGAAAATGTGGTTGAGGCCATGAATCGCGTGGTGGCAGCCTTTGCCTAA
- a CDS encoding O-antigen ligase family protein produces MTTKDWGEQAAKQEGILLGLLTAAGYAFFTLLPDSHSLMVAWPWVLLWQAALGVPLLWFLQVLAYQRRVQPLGNGFDGVVLLLLLALAISGTFSTFPNQARWYGWALLGGIAVLYPLGAWLRTPERRWQIVRCQGYLTALVILVSLGLWLGTTIAPALLNSPQGFTPHLNPDTLELRNWAPFGHQNYVAGYLLLALPLVGLLAIEAEASEPWWRSRRFWIAVLLLGLVTLYTTFSRGGGLGLLAMVIPLSVGWLWYYRRQRRSWWGFLALAGLVVVALANNRLRRSLAALFQGGQGGELAYRWITSMVGWRMGAAHPLSGNGLGSVPLWYQHYRPGWAGREAEWIYQLHSTPVQLWAELGLWGIVVLLLGVGLLVYWAIRYRRWWLNLEQREQRLAIALSLALWGYGVLSLTDFQLDNVGIGGLFLIELTLLTTLIRTGQRQVPPERLRARWALSLVGLGLGVMTVMVVWLTPIHRAWASSSEGFLALLERPPDWNQFSEKLFHAQELAPWEPYYPLQLGWNYGQRGMMTENPAARANLLRTATVEFEKGIELSPYLEFGYSNLAWLYWQEGNFGAAIPTFAKAAQLVPAKRGNFLGLGLALIGEHQRQLATQALTLEVLRHPIFITSPAWRVAPLAPFYQPVLRAVTQRYRQLAQELPSDRPSGAYVRQVATLLGWWQGELPSDAEPLAAWLQPLANPQETTLKAPATLQVFLKAWDDPDNRRDLLASIWSGSPEQLEQMVRSMAGQPTPLDWLRSAAPAVAITYTRAGFGVNSRHIDGPQPTDFFIAIDNLPMVTLFAPLWPDNYFLPELDQALESDRQRLFIALNQRL; encoded by the coding sequence ATGACGACAAAAGATTGGGGCGAACAAGCAGCGAAACAGGAGGGCATTCTGCTGGGGTTGTTGACGGCAGCCGGCTATGCCTTTTTTACGCTCCTACCCGACAGTCATAGTCTCATGGTGGCGTGGCCTTGGGTTCTCCTGTGGCAAGCAGCGCTGGGGGTACCTCTACTTTGGTTTTTGCAGGTGTTGGCCTATCAACGGCGAGTGCAGCCCTTGGGGAATGGCTTCGATGGCGTGGTGCTGTTGCTCCTGTTGGCATTGGCCATTTCCGGAACGTTCAGCACTTTTCCCAATCAAGCTCGCTGGTATGGCTGGGCACTCTTGGGGGGGATCGCTGTGCTTTATCCCCTAGGGGCTTGGTTGCGCACCCCAGAACGCCGCTGGCAAATCGTGCGCTGTCAAGGCTATCTCACTGCCCTCGTAATCCTTGTCAGTTTAGGCCTCTGGTTGGGCACGACGATCGCTCCCGCACTTTTGAATAGTCCTCAAGGATTCACCCCCCATTTGAATCCAGATACCCTAGAACTCCGCAACTGGGCACCCTTTGGCCACCAAAACTATGTGGCGGGGTATCTCCTGTTGGCTTTACCCTTGGTGGGACTCTTGGCCATAGAGGCCGAAGCCAGTGAACCGTGGTGGCGATCGCGCCGGTTTTGGATTGCTGTGCTGCTCTTGGGTCTAGTCACCCTCTATACAACATTTTCACGGGGGGGCGGCCTCGGCTTACTGGCAATGGTGATTCCCCTTAGTGTGGGTTGGCTTTGGTACTATCGCCGCCAGCGTCGCTCTTGGTGGGGCTTTTTGGCTTTGGCGGGCTTAGTGGTGGTCGCTTTGGCTAACAATCGCCTGCGACGCAGTTTAGCTGCCCTATTTCAGGGGGGACAGGGAGGTGAACTAGCCTATCGCTGGATTACCAGTATGGTCGGTTGGCGGATGGGGGCAGCACATCCTCTGAGTGGCAATGGCTTGGGCAGTGTGCCCCTGTGGTATCAGCACTATCGCCCGGGCTGGGCAGGCCGCGAAGCAGAGTGGATCTATCAACTCCACAGTACCCCCGTACAACTGTGGGCCGAACTTGGGCTTTGGGGCATTGTGGTATTGCTCTTGGGGGTGGGGCTACTGGTGTATTGGGCAATCCGCTACCGCCGCTGGTGGCTTAACCTAGAACAACGGGAACAACGGCTGGCGATCGCCCTCTCCCTTGCCCTTTGGGGCTATGGGGTGCTCAGTCTCACGGATTTTCAACTGGACAATGTCGGCATTGGTGGCCTCTTCCTGATTGAACTCACCCTCTTGACGACACTCATTCGCACAGGCCAAAGGCAAGTCCCTCCGGAACGGTTGCGGGCACGCTGGGCACTTTCACTGGTGGGTCTGGGTCTGGGAGTGATGACCGTAATGGTAGTTTGGCTAACACCGATTCATCGAGCTTGGGCGAGTAGCAGCGAAGGCTTCCTAGCCCTTTTGGAAAGACCCCCTGACTGGAATCAATTTAGTGAAAAGCTCTTCCATGCTCAGGAGCTTGCCCCTTGGGAACCCTATTATCCGCTGCAACTGGGGTGGAACTATGGCCAGCGGGGCATGATGACAGAGAACCCTGCTGCACGGGCGAACCTTTTGCGTACAGCAACAGTTGAGTTTGAGAAAGGAATTGAGCTATCTCCCTACCTCGAGTTTGGTTATAGCAACTTGGCATGGCTTTACTGGCAGGAGGGCAATTTTGGCGCAGCAATTCCTACCTTTGCCAAAGCGGCTCAACTGGTACCGGCGAAACGGGGGAATTTTCTGGGTCTGGGGTTAGCCCTCATTGGTGAGCATCAACGGCAACTCGCGACCCAAGCCCTAACCCTTGAGGTGCTGCGCCATCCCATCTTCATCACCAGTCCGGCGTGGCGGGTGGCACCCTTGGCGCCCTTCTATCAGCCGGTTCTCAGGGCGGTCACGCAGCGCTATCGTCAGCTGGCGCAGGAACTTCCTAGCGATCGCCCCTCCGGAGCCTATGTGCGTCAAGTCGCAACCTTGCTAGGTTGGTGGCAAGGGGAACTTCCCTCGGATGCTGAACCTCTAGCTGCATGGCTACAACCCTTGGCCAACCCCCAAGAGACAACACTGAAGGCACCCGCAACGCTGCAAGTCTTTCTCAAGGCATGGGATGACCCCGACAACCGCCGTGACCTCTTGGCCTCCATTTGGTCGGGTAGCCCCGAGCAACTGGAACAGATGGTGCGCTCCATGGCCGGGCAGCCAACCCCCCTTGATTGGTTGCGTTCTGCGGCGCCTGCCGTTGCGATTACCTATACGCGTGCGGGTTTTGGCGTGAATAGCCGCCACATTGATGGCCCTCAACCCACGGACTTTTTCATTGCCATTGATAACTTACCGATGGTGACCTTGTTTGCGCCGTTGTGGCCAGACAACTACTTTTTGCCCGAACTGGATCAAGCCCTAGAGAGCGATCGCCAGCGTCTTTTTATTGCCCTTAACCAAAGGCTCTAA
- a CDS encoding response regulator transcription factor, translating into MEHILLLEDETELADPLGHILRQEGYDVDVAYDGETAQAYWQTQRPYHLLILDWMVPPPTGLELCQRLRQAGDETPVLFLTARDTVDDRVCGLDAGADDYLVKPFELRELLARVRALLRRRHTIGCTAPILCWQDLRLDVEGRLLYRGQQCISLSEKETALLALFLKHPTELLSHELIASHLWPDQPCVNRNLLAAQIRLLRRKIEHADEPSLIQTVYGQGYRLRPITVGEG; encoded by the coding sequence GTGGAGCACATTCTCCTGCTAGAGGACGAAACGGAACTCGCCGATCCCTTGGGTCATATCCTGCGCCAAGAGGGCTATGACGTTGACGTGGCCTATGATGGTGAAACTGCCCAAGCCTATTGGCAAACGCAACGTCCCTACCACCTGTTGATCTTGGACTGGATGGTGCCACCGCCCACGGGTTTAGAACTCTGTCAACGATTGCGCCAAGCCGGGGATGAGACGCCTGTGCTCTTTCTAACTGCGCGGGACACGGTGGACGACCGCGTCTGTGGCCTTGATGCCGGCGCCGATGATTACTTGGTGAAGCCCTTTGAACTGCGGGAATTACTCGCACGGGTACGGGCACTCCTGCGACGGCGCCACACGATAGGGTGTACTGCACCGATTCTTTGCTGGCAGGATTTGCGGCTCGATGTCGAAGGTCGCCTGCTCTACCGCGGTCAACAGTGTATCTCCCTCTCTGAGAAGGAAACAGCGCTGCTGGCTCTTTTCCTCAAGCACCCGACAGAACTCCTCAGCCATGAATTGATTGCCAGCCACCTCTGGCCAGATCAGCCCTGTGTCAATCGCAACCTACTAGCTGCTCAGATTCGACTGTTACGCCGCAAAATTGAGCATGCCGACGAACCCTCACTCATTCAGACGGTTTATGGTCAAGGCTATCGGCTGCGCCCCATCACCGTTGGCGAAGGATAA
- the leuS gene encoding leucine--tRNA ligase, with the protein MDDRYDPQVIEAKWQREWAARQLDRTDTDPQKPKFYALSMFPYPSGNLHMGHVRNYTITDVIARCRRMQGYRVLHPMGWDAFGLPAENAAIERGIHPRIWTQQNIAQMRQELQRLGLSYDWEREVTTCHPDYYRWTQWLFLEFFEAGLAYQKEAAVNWDPVDQTVLANEQVDSEGRSWRSGALVERRLLKQWFLKITAYAEELLNDLEQLTGWPERVKLMQANWIGKSTGAYLEFPVVGSDEKIAVFTTRPDTVYGVTYVVLAPEHPLTLQVTTPRRRKTVEAFIASVQQESELERTAGDRPKRGVATGGKALNPFTGEEIPIWIADYVLYEYGTGAVMGVPAHDERDFQFAKAHKLPIRQVIIPPDGKVSTRPKAAYTEPGILINSGQFNGMDSTTAKAAITEYAATQGWGREQVQYRLRDWLISRQRYWGVPIPIIHCPQCGAVPVPRSELPVLLPEEVEFSGRGPSPLAKLAAWRDVPCPKCGAPAQRETDTMDTFIDSSWYYFRYADAHNSEAPFDPAAIKDWLPVDQYVGGIEHAILHLLYSRFFTKVLRDRQLVHVSEPFQRLLTQGMVQGRTYKNPRTGKYVIPSRIADLNHPTDPDSGDPLEVVYEKMSKSKYNGVAPSDVIQQYGADTARMFILFKAPPEKDLEWDDADVEGQFRFLNRVWRLVQTFKAHGGQLGQPLPTTLTKAEKDLRRAIHTAIKEISADIEGDYQLNTAVAELMKLSNALSSADCYTSGVYSEGIQTLLTLLAPFAPHISEELWQQLGGTDSIHRQPWPKADPSALVADEMTLVIQVMGKTRGAIQVPATASQTELEEAAKQSEIGQRYLAGKTIQKVIVVPGKLVNFVLAP; encoded by the coding sequence GTGGACGATCGCTACGACCCCCAAGTGATTGAGGCCAAGTGGCAGCGGGAATGGGCTGCGCGCCAGCTCGATCGCACCGATACCGATCCGCAAAAGCCGAAATTCTATGCCCTCTCAATGTTTCCCTACCCCTCTGGGAATCTCCACATGGGGCACGTTCGCAACTACACCATCACTGATGTCATTGCCCGCTGTCGGCGGATGCAGGGCTATCGCGTTCTCCACCCCATGGGCTGGGATGCCTTTGGCCTGCCGGCAGAAAATGCTGCCATTGAACGCGGGATTCATCCCCGCATCTGGACGCAACAGAACATTGCCCAAATGCGCCAAGAACTCCAGCGCTTGGGGCTGTCCTATGACTGGGAACGGGAGGTGACCACCTGTCATCCTGACTACTACCGCTGGACGCAATGGCTGTTTTTGGAATTTTTTGAGGCGGGCTTGGCCTACCAGAAGGAGGCCGCAGTGAACTGGGATCCGGTGGATCAAACGGTTTTGGCCAATGAGCAGGTGGATAGCGAAGGGCGATCATGGCGATCGGGTGCCTTGGTGGAACGGCGACTCCTCAAGCAGTGGTTCCTGAAAATTACTGCTTATGCTGAGGAACTGTTGAATGACTTGGAACAACTGACAGGCTGGCCAGAGCGGGTAAAATTGATGCAGGCCAACTGGATTGGCAAGTCCACCGGTGCCTACCTTGAATTTCCCGTTGTTGGCAGTGATGAAAAAATTGCTGTTTTTACCACCCGTCCCGATACGGTTTATGGGGTCACCTATGTGGTCTTGGCGCCTGAACATCCTCTAACCCTGCAAGTCACCACTCCCCGTCGTCGCAAAACCGTTGAAGCCTTTATTGCTAGTGTGCAACAGGAAAGTGAACTCGAGCGCACTGCTGGCGATCGCCCCAAACGCGGGGTGGCCACTGGTGGCAAAGCCCTGAATCCCTTTACTGGCGAAGAAATCCCCATTTGGATTGCCGATTATGTCCTCTACGAATACGGTACCGGCGCCGTGATGGGCGTCCCTGCCCACGATGAGCGGGATTTTCAGTTTGCTAAAGCCCACAAGCTCCCCATCCGTCAAGTGATTATCCCCCCAGACGGCAAAGTAAGTACTCGCCCTAAGGCAGCCTACACAGAGCCGGGCATCCTCATCAACAGTGGCCAATTCAATGGCATGGACTCCACCACCGCCAAAGCAGCGATTACCGAGTATGCTGCTACCCAAGGTTGGGGACGCGAACAGGTGCAGTATCGCCTGCGGGATTGGCTCATTTCTCGCCAACGCTATTGGGGCGTACCAATTCCGATCATTCACTGTCCCCAGTGTGGAGCGGTGCCGGTGCCGCGCTCAGAGTTACCGGTGCTCCTCCCAGAAGAGGTGGAGTTTAGCGGTCGTGGGCCTTCTCCCTTGGCCAAACTTGCCGCGTGGCGCGATGTCCCCTGCCCGAAATGTGGTGCGCCTGCCCAGCGGGAAACGGATACAATGGACACCTTTATTGACTCCTCTTGGTACTACTTCCGCTATGCGGATGCCCACAATAGTGAAGCCCCCTTTGACCCCGCAGCCATTAAGGACTGGTTACCCGTGGATCAGTATGTGGGGGGGATTGAGCACGCCATTCTCCATTTGCTCTACTCGCGCTTTTTCACCAAAGTTTTGCGCGATCGCCAGTTGGTTCATGTGAGTGAACCCTTCCAACGCCTACTCACCCAAGGTATGGTGCAGGGGCGTACGTACAAAAATCCGAGAACCGGTAAATACGTCATTCCCAGCCGCATTGCCGATCTCAATCACCCCACCGACCCCGACAGTGGCGACCCCCTAGAGGTCGTCTATGAAAAAATGTCCAAGTCCAAGTACAACGGTGTTGCCCCCAGCGATGTCATCCAACAGTACGGTGCCGATACTGCCCGCATGTTCATTCTTTTCAAAGCGCCCCCCGAAAAAGACCTTGAATGGGACGATGCCGATGTCGAAGGCCAGTTTCGCTTCCTCAACCGTGTCTGGCGACTGGTACAAACCTTCAAAGCCCATGGCGGTCAGCTGGGTCAACCCCTACCCACAACCCTGACGAAAGCCGAAAAAGACCTGCGCCGCGCCATTCATACCGCCATTAAAGAAATCAGCGCGGACATCGAAGGCGACTACCAACTGAATACCGCTGTTGCCGAACTCATGAAACTCAGTAATGCCCTCAGTAGTGCCGACTGCTACACCTCCGGGGTGTATAGCGAAGGTATCCAAACCTTACTCACCCTACTCGCTCCCTTTGCCCCCCACATCAGCGAAGAACTCTGGCAACAACTGGGGGGCACAGATTCAATCCACCGCCAACCTTGGCCAAAAGCCGACCCCAGCGCCCTCGTTGCCGATGAGATGACCCTTGTCATTCAAGTGATGGGCAAAACCCGTGGCGCCATTCAAGTGCCGGCCACTGCCAGCCAAACTGAACTGGAGGAAGCGGCCAAACAGTCGGAGATTGGCCAACGCTACCTAGCAGGCAAAACCATTCAAAAAGTAATTGTCGTTCCTGGCAAATTAGTCAACTTTGTCTTAGCCCCTTAA
- a CDS encoding AAA family ATPase: protein MKATKLTIHHFRSFAEAEVFLNPYTLVVGTNNAGKTNLIDAIRLFYSKDIKLIMRSSETSLSLRLVIPSLG from the coding sequence ATGAAGGCGACGAAGCTCACTATTCATCATTTTCGATCATTTGCTGAGGCAGAGGTTTTTCTTAATCCCTATACGTTGGTAGTGGGCACAAATAACGCAGGCAAGACAAATCTCATAGATGCTATTCGTCTTTTTTATAGCAAAGATATTAAATTAATTATGAGGAGCAGCGAGACTTCCCTAAGTTTGAGGTTAGTGATCCCGAGTCTTGGGTAG
- a CDS encoding TOPRIM nucleotidyl transferase/hydrolase domain-containing protein, with protein sequence MQNTGTQEYTKFHGGGRSAQRRLGKIIYIPAFSKLDDQTKLTGSSPLRDLIHSFMMPALENGKAYQHLKRAFKAFEENLRDEAHTSISRLEKLISDKIYHWGAKAEIIRWQQAGIRVHEDDQRIEMESIKYTLWLNSNRCSAFFYNRVLLVEAATQVALVALFEYMTSEAGLLDSGQFFVFDCMGKYNIHRFMNLFGELGICHAVLCDTDNECVSKTIENSKNNYTLGIDYIQKDIESFLGISIKSSESHRKPQN encoded by the coding sequence GTGCAAAACACTGGTACTCAGGAATACACCAAATTTCATGGAGGAGGACGCAGTGCTCAAAGAAGACTTGGAAAAATTATCTATATTCCAGCATTCAGTAAGCTTGATGATCAAACAAAGTTAACGGGTTCTTCACCACTCCGAGATTTAATCCATTCTTTTATGATGCCTGCACTTGAAAATGGTAAGGCTTATCAGCACTTGAAAAGAGCTTTCAAGGCATTTGAAGAAAACCTGAGAGATGAAGCACATACAAGCATTTCTCGCTTAGAGAAGCTTATTTCCGACAAAATTTATCATTGGGGCGCTAAAGCTGAAATTATCCGGTGGCAACAAGCAGGTATTAGAGTTCATGAAGATGACCAAAGAATTGAGATGGAATCAATAAAGTACACACTTTGGCTAAACTCAAATCGTTGCAGTGCATTTTTTTATAATCGAGTTCTATTGGTAGAAGCAGCAACGCAAGTAGCACTTGTAGCACTTTTTGAATATATGACTAGTGAAGCTGGATTGCTTGATTCAGGCCAGTTTTTTGTTTTTGATTGTATGGGCAAATACAACATACATCGCTTCATGAATCTTTTTGGGGAGTTAGGTATTTGCCATGCTGTATTATGTGATACAGATAACGAGTGCGTATCCAAAACCATTGAAAATTCAAAAAATAATTATACCCTTGGCATAGATTATATTCAGAAGGACATTGAGTCCTTTTTAGGTATTTCAATTAAAAGCAGCGAATCACACCGTAAGCCTCAGAACTGA
- a CDS encoding DUF2839 domain-containing protein — protein sequence MGEAKRRKETLGNAYGQEKGGWLKKEQLLLIQKWVTRGTWVGIGLLVVIWLTVRFIGPGLGWWELTVN from the coding sequence ATGGGTGAGGCAAAACGGCGCAAAGAAACCCTCGGTAATGCCTACGGTCAAGAAAAGGGGGGCTGGCTCAAGAAAGAGCAACTGCTGCTGATTCAGAAGTGGGTGACGCGGGGTACGTGGGTGGGAATTGGCCTACTGGTGGTCATTTGGCTCACGGTTCGCTTTATTGGCCCTGGTCTAGGATGGTGGGAATTGACGGTGAATTAG
- a CDS encoding D-alanyl-D-alanine carboxypeptidase, whose product MLDLLAALAWYWGQPRLEALKAVILPYEAALHQYRDRYLQTLAQEGFSPNQQGIWVQSGQQLLVNHQGDRPLSAASVTKIATSLAVLDKYPFDYQFLTRIGTTGTLQNGRLRGDLVIIGGNDPLFVWEEAIAIGNALNRLGIRQVQGNLVIVAPFIMNFYPEPQTAAELFKLALDHRRWTPEVQSAYAQHLKGQPRPPVTITGGTRIQGTIPANVTIRLEHRSLPLGEIVRQMNIYSNNEIAETLAEMAGGAATVAQVAARKANVPVQEIQLINGSGLGEENRISPRAACGMLFALQKELAENNHSLADVLPMAGRDRGTVESRQLPPATLVKTGSLWNVSALVGVLPTAKYGTVCFALLNGGDNLEGFRRAQDRYVQHLSQTLQAPQRQGAEFHSQAPAPRFGDPQRIQLVTAQ is encoded by the coding sequence ATGTTGGATCTGTTGGCAGCATTGGCGTGGTACTGGGGACAACCGCGTCTTGAGGCGTTAAAAGCAGTGATCTTGCCCTATGAGGCTGCGCTGCATCAGTATCGCGATCGCTACCTGCAAACATTGGCCCAAGAGGGTTTTTCTCCCAATCAACAGGGCATCTGGGTTCAAAGTGGTCAGCAGTTACTGGTGAACCACCAAGGCGATCGCCCCCTTTCTGCTGCCTCGGTCACTAAAATCGCCACCAGCCTTGCGGTTCTGGACAAATACCCCTTTGACTATCAGTTCCTCACGCGCATTGGCACCACTGGCACACTTCAAAATGGCCGCCTAAGGGGAGATTTGGTGATTATTGGCGGGAATGATCCTTTGTTTGTTTGGGAGGAGGCGATCGCCATCGGCAATGCCCTCAATCGCCTTGGAATTCGCCAAGTGCAAGGGAACTTAGTGATCGTCGCCCCTTTTATTATGAACTTTTACCCTGAACCGCAGACCGCCGCAGAGCTATTCAAGCTGGCTTTGGATCACCGCCGCTGGACGCCGGAAGTTCAATCCGCCTATGCACAGCACCTCAAAGGACAACCACGCCCCCCAGTAACGATTACGGGTGGAACCCGCATCCAAGGCACAATCCCTGCCAATGTGACGATTCGTTTGGAACATCGCTCACTGCCCTTGGGGGAGATTGTGCGACAAATGAATATCTACAGTAATAATGAGATTGCCGAAACCTTGGCTGAAATGGCAGGGGGTGCTGCTACCGTTGCCCAAGTGGCTGCCCGTAAGGCGAATGTGCCTGTCCAAGAGATCCAACTGATCAACGGCTCAGGTCTGGGGGAGGAAAATCGAATTTCACCGCGAGCCGCTTGCGGCATGCTCTTTGCACTTCAGAAGGAGTTAGCTGAGAACAACCATAGCTTGGCGGATGTGCTACCAATGGCAGGGCGCGATCGCGGCACCGTTGAGTCTCGCCAGTTACCCCCCGCCACACTGGTGAAAACCGGTTCCCTTTGGAATGTCAGTGCCTTGGTCGGTGTCTTGCCTACAGCAAAGTACGGCACCGTCTGTTTTGCCCTCCTCAATGGCGGAGATAACTTAGAAGGGTTTCGGCGGGCACAGGATCGCTATGTACAGCACTTGAGTCAAACGCTACAAGCGCCTCAAAGACAGGGTGCTGAATTCCACAGCCAAGCCCCTGCGCCGCGGTTTGGCGATCCCCAACGCATCCAACTCGTGACGGCTCAATAG